A genomic stretch from Corynebacterium kutscheri includes:
- a CDS encoding Abi family protein yields MRIDDEAYARKLLEQVNYYRLSGYWYSLRRMVENSSHRSDEFVDGTTFEQVTALYDFDERLRSQVFQVVSIIELALRALIGHELGRIDPHCHLHPDILGSLARAPQSANEPSADYNRWLSRYDRGLSASREDFVTHHNETYGGRLPIWAAVEVMDFGALNYLYRLSPDNVREVIAARVELTPAQLGSWIKSLNIVRNYSAHHARMFNRVYVLQPRLPRPEENPDLNAVRGVMNRCFGQLTLIQHLITTLDLRGRNMLPEVIATYPTTVEPVPISHIGAPQDWQELQLWHINS; encoded by the coding sequence ATGCGCATCGACGACGAGGCCTATGCCCGAAAACTCCTTGAGCAGGTCAACTACTATCGTCTATCCGGCTATTGGTATTCGCTGCGGCGTATGGTTGAGAACTCTTCTCACAGAAGCGATGAGTTCGTGGACGGGACGACATTCGAACAGGTCACTGCGCTCTATGATTTCGATGAGCGTCTACGTTCACAGGTGTTTCAGGTAGTCAGCATCATTGAGCTTGCACTGCGCGCACTGATCGGGCACGAGCTGGGCCGAATCGACCCCCACTGCCATCTTCACCCTGACATTCTTGGATCCTTGGCTCGCGCACCGCAGTCAGCGAATGAGCCTTCTGCTGACTACAATCGTTGGTTGTCCCGCTACGACAGGGGGCTCAGCGCCTCACGTGAAGATTTCGTCACTCACCACAACGAAACGTACGGTGGCCGACTACCCATATGGGCAGCTGTTGAGGTCATGGACTTCGGCGCTCTGAACTACTTGTATCGGCTGTCCCCAGACAACGTCCGTGAGGTCATCGCAGCCCGAGTCGAGCTGACACCTGCCCAACTCGGGTCATGGATCAAGTCACTCAATATCGTGCGCAACTACTCCGCACACCACGCACGGATGTTCAACCGCGTCTACGTGCTGCAACCTCGACTACCAAGACCTGAGGAGAACCCAGATCTGAACGCTGTGAGAGGCGTGATGAACCGCTGCTTCGGGCAGCTCACGTTGATCCAACATCTCATCACCACCCTTGATCTCCGTGGTCGAAACATGCTCCCCGAGGTCATTGCCACTTACCCCACAACCGTGGAACCTGTACCGATCAGCCATATTGGTGCACCGCAGGACTGGCAAGAACTCCAACTCTGGCACATCAACAGCTAA
- a CDS encoding Abi family protein, with protein sequence MYRVLPVPDDPRQPKRLDEFVPNTTFAQVTALYEFDRKLRTLIHDGFHCPLQWESKAVIAAGLDCG encoded by the coding sequence ATCTACCGGGTTCTTCCGGTTCCAGACGATCCGAGGCAGCCGAAACGACTCGATGAATTCGTCCCTAACACAACCTTCGCTCAGGTTACCGCTCTCTACGAGTTTGATCGCAAGCTGCGCACCCTCATTCATGACGGGTTCCACTGTCCGCTTCAATGGGAATCCAAAGCAGTCATTGCTGCAGGGCTTGACTGTGGCTGA